The Streptomyces sp. JB150 genomic interval CGGCGGCGGACCGGCTGCACGCGACGAACAACTTCCCGGAGTACACCGGCCGGTTGTGTCCGGCGCCGTGCGAGGCGGGGTGTGTGCTCGCGATCAACCAGCCGGCCGTGACCATCAAGAACGTGGAGTGCGCGATCGCGGACCGCGCCTGGGAGGAGGGGTGGGCGCCGCCGTGCCCGCCGGACCGGCTGTCCGGGCGGACGGTGGCGGTCATCGGCTCCGGCCCCACCGGCCTGGCCGCCGCCCAGCAGCTGACCCGGGCGGGGCACACGGTCGCGGTGTACGAGAAGGACGACCGGCTCGGCGGCCTGATGCGGTACGGCATCCCCGAGTTCAAGATGGAGAAGCACCATCTGGAGCGGCGGCTGGAGCAGATGCGGGCCGAGGGGACGAGGTTCCGTACCTCGACGGCGGTCGGGCGGGACGTCGACGCGGCCGGGCTGCGGGCCCGCTACGACGCGGTGGTGATCGCCACCGGGGCCACGGCCTGGCGGGAGCTGCCGGTGCCGGGGCGGGAGCTGGCCGGGGTGCACCAGGCGATGGAGTACCTGCCGCTGGCCAACCGGGTGTGCGCGGGCGATCTGGAGACGTCCCCGCTGTCCGCCGCCGGGAAGCACGTGGTGATCGTCGGCGGCGGGGACACGGGGGCCGACTGTCTGGGCACCGCCGTGCGGGACGGCGCCGCGTCCGTGACCCAGCTGGACATCTACGCGCAGCCGGGCACCGAGCGGGACGAGGACACCGAGCCCTGGCCCACGTACCCGCGCGTCTACCGGCTGTCCGCCGCGCACGAGGAGGCCGCCGCGCTGCGGACGGCGCCGGCGGCCGACGCCGACGCCCGGCTGTTCGCCGCGTCGACGCTGCGCCTGACGGGCGACGCGGAGGGGCGGGTGCGCGCGCTGCATTTGGTCGAGGTGGACGAGCGGCGCCGCCCGCTGCCGGGGGCCGTCCGGACGCTCCCCGCCGACCTGGTGCTGCTCGCGCTCGGCTTTTCGGGGCCGGACCGGGAGGACGGGATCGTCGATCAGCTGGGCCTGGCCCTCGACCCCCGCGGCACCATCGCGCGGGACGAGGGCTTCGCGACCAATGTGCCCGGCGTGTTCGCGGCCGGTGACGCCGCCCGGGGGCAGTCGCTGATCGTGTGGGCGATCGCGGAGGGACGGGCGGTGGCCGCGGCCGTCGACCGCCACCTGACGGGCAGCACCCGGCTGCCGGCACCGATCGGACCGTACGACCGGCCGATGAGCGTGTAGCCGGCGGGCGGCCCGGATCCGGCGTGCGGAGTCCGACGCCTGGGGCGGGCGTCCGGGTGGCGGCCGCCTGGAACCGGCCTCTGCCTCCGACTCCCCGCCGCGGCGCCTGTATCCGGCGCCCGGCCCCAGCCCCGGACTGCGGCGCCCGGCCCGGGTGCCTGCATCCGGCGTCCGGCCCCGCCCGGCTGGCGGCGCGCGGCGTAGGCCGCGCCCGGCCCCGGCTCCTGGGCAGCGCGCCACCGGGCTGGGACGGCCGCGGGCGCCGGGACCAGCGCCCGCGGAGCCGCCCGGCTCAGCGGCGGCCGCGTTCGTCCGTGCCCGCCGTCCTGGCCGTGGCCAGGGCGATCCGGTTCCACGTGTTGATGGTGAGGACGAGCGCGATGACCTGGGCGAGTTCCTCCTCGTCGAAGTGGGCGGCGGCCTCCGCGTAGACCTCGTCGGGGACACCGTGGTCGGCGACGAGGGTGACGGCCTCCGTCAGGGCGAGGGCGGCCTGCTCGCGCTCGGTGAAGAAGTGCCGGGCCTCACGCCACACGGCGACCATGTGCAGCCGCTCCTCGCTCTCGCCGGCCCGGCGTGCGTCACCGGTGTGCATGTGGAGGCAGTACGCGCAGTGGTTGAGGTGGGAGGCGCGGATCTGGATCAGTTCCACCAGAGCCGGATCGAGCCCCGCGCGGGCGGCGGCGTCGAAGCCGACGAGGGCGCGGAAGGCCTTCGGGGCGGACCGCGCGAAGTCCAGGCGGGGGCGCTTCTCGGGCAGGGACCGGAGGGCCGGGAGGGTCGGGGTGCCGGTGGGGTTCATCCGTGTCGCCTTCGT includes:
- a CDS encoding glutamate synthase subunit beta codes for the protein MADPKGFMTTPREEWPRRPVGERVRDWHEVYVPGALLPIIGGQADRCMDCGVPFCHHACPLGNLIPEWNDLVARDDWRSAADRLHATNNFPEYTGRLCPAPCEAGCVLAINQPAVTIKNVECAIADRAWEEGWAPPCPPDRLSGRTVAVIGSGPTGLAAAQQLTRAGHTVAVYEKDDRLGGLMRYGIPEFKMEKHHLERRLEQMRAEGTRFRTSTAVGRDVDAAGLRARYDAVVIATGATAWRELPVPGRELAGVHQAMEYLPLANRVCAGDLETSPLSAAGKHVVIVGGGDTGADCLGTAVRDGAASVTQLDIYAQPGTERDEDTEPWPTYPRVYRLSAAHEEAAALRTAPAADADARLFAASTLRLTGDAEGRVRALHLVEVDERRRPLPGAVRTLPADLVLLALGFSGPDREDGIVDQLGLALDPRGTIARDEGFATNVPGVFAAGDAARGQSLIVWAIAEGRAVAAAVDRHLTGSTRLPAPIGPYDRPMSV
- a CDS encoding carboxymuconolactone decarboxylase family protein, with translation MNPTGTPTLPALRSLPEKRPRLDFARSAPKAFRALVGFDAAARAGLDPALVELIQIRASHLNHCAYCLHMHTGDARRAGESEERLHMVAVWREARHFFTEREQAALALTEAVTLVADHGVPDEVYAEAAAHFDEEELAQVIALVLTINTWNRIALATARTAGTDERGRR